In a genomic window of Campylobacter concisus:
- a CDS encoding glycerate kinase family protein → MRILVAIDSLKGSLSSLEAGLAVKEGLEEIGCEVVVKPIADGGEGSVEAMADALGAKFIDTIVKNPLGIEILARYALKDDLAILEMSSASGLTLINPDERNPLKTSTFGFGQMIKDAIAKGARKFIIGIGGSATNDAGTGMLSALGFKFYDKDGALLEGKGENLAKIYEFTDEDALKELKECEFLIACDVDNPLYGMNGAAHVYAPQKGANGRMVKELDDGLKHFATLVKEKTNSKFHTQKGAGAAGGLGFAFVAFLGAKLRPGIEIITQTIALEDEIKKADLVITGEGRMDFQSSMGKTPTGVAKLAKKYHKPVIAFAGSVQKCAKDCHKNGIDAYFCILNEPVSLEEAMRKDVAIRNLKMTAEQVIRLYMLNYKA, encoded by the coding sequence ATGAGAATTTTAGTTGCGATTGATTCATTAAAAGGCTCGCTTAGCTCTCTTGAAGCGGGCCTTGCTGTAAAAGAAGGACTAGAAGAGATTGGCTGCGAGGTCGTTGTCAAGCCTATCGCAGATGGTGGCGAGGGTAGTGTAGAGGCGATGGCTGATGCACTTGGTGCAAAATTTATAGATACGATAGTTAAAAATCCACTTGGAATTGAAATTTTAGCTAGATATGCACTAAAAGATGACCTTGCAATACTTGAAATGTCAAGTGCTTCTGGCCTTACACTCATAAACCCAGACGAGAGAAATCCACTAAAAACTAGCACATTTGGCTTTGGTCAGATGATAAAAGATGCCATTGCTAAAGGCGCTAGAAAATTTATCATTGGCATCGGCGGAAGTGCGACAAATGACGCTGGTACAGGCATGCTTAGCGCACTTGGCTTTAAATTTTATGATAAAGATGGTGCTTTACTTGAAGGAAAAGGCGAGAATTTAGCCAAAATTTATGAGTTTACAGATGAAGATGCTTTAAAAGAGCTAAAGGAGTGCGAGTTTTTAATCGCCTGCGATGTAGACAATCCTCTCTATGGCATGAATGGAGCAGCCCATGTTTATGCCCCTCAAAAGGGTGCAAATGGCCGTATGGTAAAAGAGCTTGATGATGGACTAAAACACTTTGCAACTCTTGTAAAGGAAAAGACTAATAGTAAATTTCACACACAAAAAGGTGCTGGCGCAGCTGGCGGACTTGGCTTTGCTTTCGTGGCATTTTTAGGAGCGAAACTTCGACCAGGTATCGAGATCATCACGCAGACCATCGCACTTGAAGATGAGATCAAAAAGGCTGATCTAGTCATCACTGGCGAAGGCCGTATGGACTTTCAAAGCTCAATGGGCAAGACACCAACTGGGGTTGCAAAACTAGCAAAAAAGTATCATAAGCCAGTGATCGCATTTGCTGGAAGCGTGCAAAAATGTGCCAAAGATTGCCACAAAAATGGGATTGATGCCTATTTTTGTATATTAAATGAGCCAGTGAGTCTTGAAGAAGCGATGAGAAAAGATGTCGCGATTAGAAATTTAAAGATGACAGCGGAGCAAGTCATTCGCCTTTATATGCTAAACTACAAAGCATAA
- a CDS encoding GntP family permease produces the protein MSGISLIVCFVVAIILMIVMISKLKVHPFLALMSISLVLAIVAGIDLSKIPAMIGVGFSGTFKSIGIVIIFGTIIGTVLEKTGAALKLADMVVKLVGQKRPELAMLIMGWVVGIPVFCDSGFVVLNSIREALYKKISASPVAMSVALSGGLYASHVFIPPTPGPIAAAGTLGLGGNLLLVIIMGTVVSVPVLIAVYFFSKSVGKSVTISDKDADATITASYEDLLKKFGTLPSGFLSLAPIIMPIIFMAIGSIVDVLAKQGMFDKTALLPKILLFLGNPIIALAIGVIFCVFLLVEARKIREFDHITNESLKIAGPILFITAAGGVLGNVITEAGFVNFIKENATAIKAIGIFFPFIISAVLKTAQGSSTVAIITTASIMGAFSADNSLMQTLGFTSEISAALCVMAIASGAMCVSHANDSYFWVVTNFSKMSAEQGYRTQTAMTFIMGIVGIISVYILSLVLL, from the coding sequence ATGAGCGGAATCTCACTAATTGTCTGTTTTGTTGTAGCCATCATACTTATGATCGTTATGATCTCTAAGTTAAAAGTGCATCCATTCTTGGCACTTATGAGTATTTCTTTGGTTCTTGCGATCGTCGCAGGCATCGATCTGTCCAAGATCCCAGCGATGATAGGTGTCGGCTTTAGTGGCACATTTAAGAGTATCGGTATCGTTATTATCTTTGGAACGATCATCGGTACCGTGCTTGAAAAAACGGGAGCTGCTTTAAAGCTAGCTGATATGGTTGTTAAGCTAGTTGGACAAAAGCGTCCAGAGCTTGCTATGCTCATCATGGGCTGGGTTGTTGGCATTCCGGTATTTTGCGATAGCGGATTTGTCGTTTTAAACTCTATTCGCGAAGCGCTTTATAAGAAAATTTCAGCAAGTCCAGTCGCGATGTCAGTCGCACTTAGTGGCGGTCTATACGCATCTCACGTCTTCATCCCGCCAACTCCTGGCCCAATAGCAGCTGCAGGAACACTTGGTCTTGGCGGAAATCTGCTCCTTGTCATCATCATGGGAACAGTCGTTTCAGTGCCTGTGTTGATAGCTGTTTATTTCTTTTCAAAGAGTGTTGGCAAAAGCGTGACTATCAGCGACAAAGATGCTGACGCTACTATCACAGCTAGTTACGAAGATCTTTTAAAGAAATTTGGCACGCTACCTAGCGGATTTTTGAGCCTTGCTCCTATCATCATGCCTATCATTTTTATGGCGATTGGCTCTATTGTCGATGTTTTAGCAAAACAAGGCATGTTTGATAAAACGGCTCTCTTACCAAAGATACTTTTATTTTTAGGAAACCCTATCATTGCTCTTGCAATCGGCGTGATCTTTTGCGTGTTTTTATTAGTAGAAGCCAGAAAGATAAGAGAATTTGACCACATCACGAACGAATCTTTAAAGATCGCTGGACCGATACTCTTTATCACTGCAGCTGGCGGTGTTTTGGGTAATGTCATCACTGAGGCTGGCTTTGTAAATTTCATAAAAGAAAACGCAACCGCCATAAAAGCGATAGGAATTTTCTTCCCATTCATCATCTCGGCCGTACTAAAAACCGCTCAAGGAAGCTCGACCGTGGCTATCATCACGACAGCGTCTATCATGGGTGCGTTTAGTGCCGACAACTCACTCATGCAAACACTTGGCTTTACGAGTGAAATTTCAGCTGCACTTTGTGTCATGGCGATAGCATCTGGTGCGATGTGCGTATCTCACGCAAATGACAGCTACTTCTGGGTTGTGACAAATTTTAGCAAGATGAGCGCAGAACAAGGATATCGCACACAAACAGCTATGACGTTTATAATGGGCATCGTTGGTATAATTAGCGTTTATATCTTATCTTTGGTGCTTTTATGA